A single region of the Nicotiana sylvestris chromosome 6, ASM39365v2, whole genome shotgun sequence genome encodes:
- the LOC104224513 gene encoding U-box domain-containing protein 13-like isoform X1 — translation MGEEKRALAQKLIEIVNEISGISEFRISVKKEYCNLGRRLKLLIPMFEEIRDNDVPVSEDSIKALVSLKEALESTKDLLKFGSEGSKIYLVLEREQIMNKFHEVTAQLEQALSGVHYEELDISDEVKEQVELVLSQFQRAKGRVDTPGTELHEDLLSIYSKSIDAAIDPVVLRQLVEKLQLTGIDDLTQESCALHGMITATGDDIEERIEKMSVILRKMKVFVLTENPERDSSSREKSSTCSGQASTGTTYKAPVIPDDFRCPISLELMKDPVIVSSGQTYERSSIEKWLEAGHRTCPKTQQVLTSNTLTPNYVLRSLIAQWCEANGVEPPKRPGSLPNKATSACTPAEHSKIEDLLRKLTSGKPEDRLSATGEIRLLAKRNADNRVAIAEAGAIPLLVDLLSTPDSRIQEHAVTALLNLSICEDNKRSIVTSGAVPGIVHVLKKGSMEARENAAAALFSLSVIDENKVIIGTYGAISPLVTLLSDGTQRGKKDAATALFNLCIYQGNKGKAVRAGVVPTLMQLLTEPQGGMVDEALAILAILASHPEGKAAIGAAGAVPVLVNVIANGSPRNKENAVAVLVHLCSGDQHHIVEVQELEVMGPLLDLVQNGTDRGKRKATQLLERINRYAEQQKQPQLQAEAPVHAQIHNQLSQSPPSSTDSLDS, via the exons ATgggagaagaaaaaagagcgtTGGCGCAAAAGCTGATTGAGATAGTGAATGAAATATCAGGCATTTCGGAGTTCAGGATTTCAGTGAAGAAAGAGTACTGCAATCTGGGAAGGAGGCTCAAGTTGTTGATTCCAATGTTCGAAGAGATTCGAGATAATGACGTGCCAGTTTCTGAAGACTCGATAAAAGCACTTGTTTCACTGAAGGAAGCTCTTGAATCAACTAAGGATTTGCTCAAATTCGGTAGCGAAGGAAGTAAGATTTATCTG GTGTTAGAAAGGGAGCAGATAATGAATAAATTTCACGAAGTGACAGCTCAGCTAGAACAAGCTTTAAGTGGAGTTCATTATGAAGAGCTTGACATTTCTGATGAAGTTAAAGAGCAG GTAGAGCTTGTTCTTTCTCAGTTCCAAAGAGCCAAAGGAAGGGTTGATACGCCTGGTACCGAACTACATGAGGATCTATTGTCCATTTATAGTAAGAGTATTGATGCTGCTATAGATCCAGTTGTCCTAAGGCAATTGGTTGAGAAGTTACAGCTGACTGGAATAGATGATCTCACACAAGAGTCATGTGCTTTGCATGGAATGATCACTGCTACTGGCGACGATATAGAGGAGAGGATAGAGAAGATGTCAgtaatattgaggaaaatgaaggTCTTTGTGCTGACTGAGAATCCAGAGAGGGATTCTTCTTCGAGGGAGAAGTCTTCAACTTGTAGCGGACAAGCATCTACAGGGACAACTTATAAGGCCCCAGTAATACCTGATGATTTTCGGTGTCCTATATCCCTGGAATTGATGAAAGACCCTGTCATTGTTTCATCTGGGCAG ACTTATGAGCGTTCTTCTATTGAGAAGTGGCTGGAAGCAGGGCATAGAACTTGTCCCAAGACACAACAAGTCCTCACAAGCAATACTCTCACTCCAAACTATGTGTTGCGAAGCCTCATAGCACAGTGGTGTGAAGCGAATGGGGTTGAACCACCCAAACGACCAGGTAGTTTACCCAATAAGGCAACATCCGCATGCACGCCTGCTGAGCACTCAAAGATAGAAGATCTCCTGAGAAAGCTCACATCTGGCAAACCTGAAGATCGGCTCTCTGCCACAGGTGAAATCCGCCTACTTGCTAAGCGCAATGCTGATAATCGTGTTGCAATAGCTGAAGCAGGTGCTATTCCTCTGCTCGTCGACCTTCTTTCCACACCCGATTCTCGGATCCAAGAGCATGCTGTTACAGCACTACTTAACCTCTCTATTTGTGAGGATAACAAACGGAGCATTGTAACATCAGGGGCAGTGCCTGGTATCGTCCATGTGCTTAAGAAGGGGAGCATGGAAGCACGTGAAAATGCGGCAGCCGCCCTATTTAGCCTTTCTGTTATAGATGAAAATAAGGTCATAATTGGTACTTATGGAGCAATTTCTCCACTTGTGACATTACTAAGTGATGGCACCCAGAGAGGGAAGAAAGATGCAGCTACCGCACTTTTCAATCTGTGCATTTATCAAGGGAACAAGGGCAAGGCAGTAAGGGCTGGAGTTGTGCCCACTCTAATGCAGCTGCTTACTGAACCTCAAGGTGGTATGGTCGATGAGGCACTTGCCATTTTAGCAATATTGGCTAGTCACCCAGAAGGGAAGGCAGCCATTGGAGCTGCAGGGGCAGTTCCTGTTTTGGTAAATGTGATTGCAAATGGGTCTCCCAGGAACAAAGAAAATGCAGTTGCAGTTTTGGTACATCTCTGTTCTGGGGACCAACATCATATAGTAGAGGTTCAGGAGCTAGAAGTAATGGGGCCGTTGCTAGATTTAGTACAAAATGGCACTGATAGGGGCAAACGAAAAGCAACTCAGTTGCTTGAACGAATAAACAGATATGCTGAGCAGCAAAAGCAGCCCCAGTTACAAGCTGAAGCTCCAGTCCATGCTCAAATTCATAACCAGCTCTCACAGTCGCCACCCTCATCCACAGATTCCCTGGACAGCTGA
- the LOC104224513 gene encoding U-box domain-containing protein 13-like isoform X2, giving the protein MNKFHEVTAQLEQALSGVHYEELDISDEVKEQVELVLSQFQRAKGRVDTPGTELHEDLLSIYSKSIDAAIDPVVLRQLVEKLQLTGIDDLTQESCALHGMITATGDDIEERIEKMSVILRKMKVFVLTENPERDSSSREKSSTCSGQASTGTTYKAPVIPDDFRCPISLELMKDPVIVSSGQTYERSSIEKWLEAGHRTCPKTQQVLTSNTLTPNYVLRSLIAQWCEANGVEPPKRPGSLPNKATSACTPAEHSKIEDLLRKLTSGKPEDRLSATGEIRLLAKRNADNRVAIAEAGAIPLLVDLLSTPDSRIQEHAVTALLNLSICEDNKRSIVTSGAVPGIVHVLKKGSMEARENAAAALFSLSVIDENKVIIGTYGAISPLVTLLSDGTQRGKKDAATALFNLCIYQGNKGKAVRAGVVPTLMQLLTEPQGGMVDEALAILAILASHPEGKAAIGAAGAVPVLVNVIANGSPRNKENAVAVLVHLCSGDQHHIVEVQELEVMGPLLDLVQNGTDRGKRKATQLLERINRYAEQQKQPQLQAEAPVHAQIHNQLSQSPPSSTDSLDS; this is encoded by the exons ATGAATAAATTTCACGAAGTGACAGCTCAGCTAGAACAAGCTTTAAGTGGAGTTCATTATGAAGAGCTTGACATTTCTGATGAAGTTAAAGAGCAG GTAGAGCTTGTTCTTTCTCAGTTCCAAAGAGCCAAAGGAAGGGTTGATACGCCTGGTACCGAACTACATGAGGATCTATTGTCCATTTATAGTAAGAGTATTGATGCTGCTATAGATCCAGTTGTCCTAAGGCAATTGGTTGAGAAGTTACAGCTGACTGGAATAGATGATCTCACACAAGAGTCATGTGCTTTGCATGGAATGATCACTGCTACTGGCGACGATATAGAGGAGAGGATAGAGAAGATGTCAgtaatattgaggaaaatgaaggTCTTTGTGCTGACTGAGAATCCAGAGAGGGATTCTTCTTCGAGGGAGAAGTCTTCAACTTGTAGCGGACAAGCATCTACAGGGACAACTTATAAGGCCCCAGTAATACCTGATGATTTTCGGTGTCCTATATCCCTGGAATTGATGAAAGACCCTGTCATTGTTTCATCTGGGCAG ACTTATGAGCGTTCTTCTATTGAGAAGTGGCTGGAAGCAGGGCATAGAACTTGTCCCAAGACACAACAAGTCCTCACAAGCAATACTCTCACTCCAAACTATGTGTTGCGAAGCCTCATAGCACAGTGGTGTGAAGCGAATGGGGTTGAACCACCCAAACGACCAGGTAGTTTACCCAATAAGGCAACATCCGCATGCACGCCTGCTGAGCACTCAAAGATAGAAGATCTCCTGAGAAAGCTCACATCTGGCAAACCTGAAGATCGGCTCTCTGCCACAGGTGAAATCCGCCTACTTGCTAAGCGCAATGCTGATAATCGTGTTGCAATAGCTGAAGCAGGTGCTATTCCTCTGCTCGTCGACCTTCTTTCCACACCCGATTCTCGGATCCAAGAGCATGCTGTTACAGCACTACTTAACCTCTCTATTTGTGAGGATAACAAACGGAGCATTGTAACATCAGGGGCAGTGCCTGGTATCGTCCATGTGCTTAAGAAGGGGAGCATGGAAGCACGTGAAAATGCGGCAGCCGCCCTATTTAGCCTTTCTGTTATAGATGAAAATAAGGTCATAATTGGTACTTATGGAGCAATTTCTCCACTTGTGACATTACTAAGTGATGGCACCCAGAGAGGGAAGAAAGATGCAGCTACCGCACTTTTCAATCTGTGCATTTATCAAGGGAACAAGGGCAAGGCAGTAAGGGCTGGAGTTGTGCCCACTCTAATGCAGCTGCTTACTGAACCTCAAGGTGGTATGGTCGATGAGGCACTTGCCATTTTAGCAATATTGGCTAGTCACCCAGAAGGGAAGGCAGCCATTGGAGCTGCAGGGGCAGTTCCTGTTTTGGTAAATGTGATTGCAAATGGGTCTCCCAGGAACAAAGAAAATGCAGTTGCAGTTTTGGTACATCTCTGTTCTGGGGACCAACATCATATAGTAGAGGTTCAGGAGCTAGAAGTAATGGGGCCGTTGCTAGATTTAGTACAAAATGGCACTGATAGGGGCAAACGAAAAGCAACTCAGTTGCTTGAACGAATAAACAGATATGCTGAGCAGCAAAAGCAGCCCCAGTTACAAGCTGAAGCTCCAGTCCATGCTCAAATTCATAACCAGCTCTCACAGTCGCCACCCTCATCCACAGATTCCCTGGACAGCTGA